The proteins below come from a single Acanthopagrus latus isolate v.2019 chromosome 4, fAcaLat1.1, whole genome shotgun sequence genomic window:
- the zgc:123258 gene encoding signal peptide peptidase-like 2A isoform X1, with the protein MERAVTVVILSLVFLASQINCQEAILHISNGNTEREYCIVHNHSWTPLSQSLDAALQYPLVNMTSTMLCNNSTVFPDVKGKALVVMRGDCDFSQKALLAQSLGATALLLASNKTLITPSANDSEYAKVHIPLALMRYRDFLEAQKVFGENMEVKLYAPPQSKLDPSIAVMLLIAIVTVALGGLWSGACERDRLNGGADAGEVGGNKAEIFLYSPLKIVFFVALMCGMLVLMYFFYNVLVYVIIAIFCLASASALFSCFDAVMEKIGCGTVSFSVRSWKLSVRSIILASVCITIAVIWGVYRNEDRWIWILQDLLGIAFCLNFMKTISLSNFKICVILLTLLLVYDVFFVFITPFFTKNGVSIMVQVALGPDASGEKTQGNMVEVPAEPQIPSEKLPVVMRVPRFSAWAQNLCGIQFSILGYGDIIVPGLLVAYCSRFDVWINSRKKIYFVSCCIAYLLGMIMTFAVMLLSGMGQPALLYLVPFTLITSAVVAGCRGEMRQFWAGTTYEVLDSSREPLLPEGRTDCSIDREKC; encoded by the exons ATGGAAAGAGCTGTCACAGTCGTCATTTTGTCGCTCGTCTTCTTGGCATCGCAG ATAAACTGCCAAGAGGCGATCCTGCACATTTCAaatggaaacacagagagggagtaCTGCATTGTCCACAATCACTCCTGGACCCCCCTGTCACAAAGCCTTGATGCTGCT TTGCAGTACCCACTGGTGAATATGACCTCCACTATGCTGTGTAACAACTCAACGGTCTTTCCGGATGTCAAGGGCAAAGCGTTGGTGGTGATGAGGGGAGACTGTGATTTCAGCCAGAAAGCTCTCCTTGCTCAGAGCCTCGGCGCAACAGCTTTGCTCCTTGCCAGCAACAAAACATTG ATCACTCCATCAGCCAATGACTCCGAGTATGCAAAGGTCCACATTCCTCTTGCTCTCATGAGGTACAGGGACTTCCTGGAAGCACAGAAG GTGTTTGGCGAAAATATGGAGGTGAAGCTTTATGCTCCACCTCAGTCAAAGCTTGATCCAAGCATAGCAGTCATGCTACTGATTGCTATTGTCACGGTTGCCTTGGGCGGCCTCTGGAGTGGAGCATGCGAGAG GGACCGGTTGAATGGGGGTGCAGACGCGGGAGAAGTGGGAGGCAACAAAGCTGAGATTTTCCTCTACTCTCCTCTCAAAATAGTTTTCTTTGTTGCCCTGATGTGTGGGATGCTGGTCCTCATGTACTTCTTCTATAACGTCCTTG TTTACGTCATTATTGCCATATTCTGCCTGGCATCTGCCTCTGCACTGTTCAGCTGTTTCGatgcagtgatggaaaaaatTGGTTGTGGCACTGTGAG cTTCTCTGTCCGAAGTTGGAAGCTTTCAGTGAGGTCTATCATACTGGCTAGTGTGTGCATTACCATTGCTGTGATCTGGGGAGTCTACAGGAATGAAGACAG ATGGATCTGGATCCTTCAGGACCTTCTTGGCATTGCTTTCTGCCTCAACTTCATGAAGACCATCTCACTGTCCAACTTCAAG ATCTGCGTGATTCTGCTGACCCTCCTGCTTGTGTATGAtgtcttctttgtcttcatcaCTCCATTCTTCACAAAg AATGGAGTAAGCATTATGGTGCAGGTTGCCCTGGGCCCGGATGCATCTGGAGAGAAG ACACAAGGTAACATGGTGGAGGTCCCTGCTGAACCCCAGATTCCCTCCGAGAAA cTGCCAGTGGTGATGCGTGTCCCCCGGTTCTCAGCTTGGGCTCAGAACCTGTGTGGGATACAGTTCTCCATTCTTGGTTATGGAGATATCATTGTTCCAG GTCTCCTGGTGGCCTACTGCAGCAGGTTTGATGTTTGGATCAACAGCAGGAAGAAGATCTACTTCGTCAGCTGCTGCATAG CCTATCTGCTGGGAATGATAATGACAtttgctgtgatgctgctgtcagggaTGGGCCAACCTGCCCTACTCTACCTGGTGCCATTCACCCTGATAACCTCCGCCGTGGTGGCTGGGTGCAGGGGTGAGATGAGGCAGTTCTGGGCAGGAACCACCTATGAG GTCTTGGACTCATCCAGGGAACCTTTGCTGCCAG AGGGAAGAACTGACTGCTCCATAGACAGAGAGAAATGCTGA
- the zgc:123258 gene encoding signal peptide peptidase-like 2A isoform X2, translating to MERAVTVVILSLVFLASQINCQEAILHISNGNTEREYCIVHNHSWTPLSQSLDAALQYPLVNMTSTMLCNNSTVFPDVKGKALVVMRGDCDFSQKALLAQSLGATALLLASNKTLITPSANDSEYAKVHIPLALMRYRDFLEAQKVFGENMEVKLYAPPQSKLDPSIAVMLLIAIVTVALGGLWSGACERDRLNGGADAGEVGGNKAEIFLYSPLKIVFFVALMCGMLVLMYFFYNVLVYVIIAIFCLASASALFSCFDAVMEKIGCGTVSFSVRSWKLSVRSIILASVCITIAVIWGVYRNEDRWIWILQDLLGIAFCLNFMKTISLSNFKICVILLTLLLVYDVFFVFITPFFTKNGVSIMVQVALGPDASGEKTQGNMVEVPAEPQIPSEKLPVVMRVPRFSAWAQNLCGIQFSILGYGDIIVPGLLVAYCSRFDVWINSRKKIYFVSCCIAYLLGMIMTFAVMLLSGMGQPALLYLVPFTLITSAVVAGCRGEMRQFWAGTTYEREELTAP from the exons ATGGAAAGAGCTGTCACAGTCGTCATTTTGTCGCTCGTCTTCTTGGCATCGCAG ATAAACTGCCAAGAGGCGATCCTGCACATTTCAaatggaaacacagagagggagtaCTGCATTGTCCACAATCACTCCTGGACCCCCCTGTCACAAAGCCTTGATGCTGCT TTGCAGTACCCACTGGTGAATATGACCTCCACTATGCTGTGTAACAACTCAACGGTCTTTCCGGATGTCAAGGGCAAAGCGTTGGTGGTGATGAGGGGAGACTGTGATTTCAGCCAGAAAGCTCTCCTTGCTCAGAGCCTCGGCGCAACAGCTTTGCTCCTTGCCAGCAACAAAACATTG ATCACTCCATCAGCCAATGACTCCGAGTATGCAAAGGTCCACATTCCTCTTGCTCTCATGAGGTACAGGGACTTCCTGGAAGCACAGAAG GTGTTTGGCGAAAATATGGAGGTGAAGCTTTATGCTCCACCTCAGTCAAAGCTTGATCCAAGCATAGCAGTCATGCTACTGATTGCTATTGTCACGGTTGCCTTGGGCGGCCTCTGGAGTGGAGCATGCGAGAG GGACCGGTTGAATGGGGGTGCAGACGCGGGAGAAGTGGGAGGCAACAAAGCTGAGATTTTCCTCTACTCTCCTCTCAAAATAGTTTTCTTTGTTGCCCTGATGTGTGGGATGCTGGTCCTCATGTACTTCTTCTATAACGTCCTTG TTTACGTCATTATTGCCATATTCTGCCTGGCATCTGCCTCTGCACTGTTCAGCTGTTTCGatgcagtgatggaaaaaatTGGTTGTGGCACTGTGAG cTTCTCTGTCCGAAGTTGGAAGCTTTCAGTGAGGTCTATCATACTGGCTAGTGTGTGCATTACCATTGCTGTGATCTGGGGAGTCTACAGGAATGAAGACAG ATGGATCTGGATCCTTCAGGACCTTCTTGGCATTGCTTTCTGCCTCAACTTCATGAAGACCATCTCACTGTCCAACTTCAAG ATCTGCGTGATTCTGCTGACCCTCCTGCTTGTGTATGAtgtcttctttgtcttcatcaCTCCATTCTTCACAAAg AATGGAGTAAGCATTATGGTGCAGGTTGCCCTGGGCCCGGATGCATCTGGAGAGAAG ACACAAGGTAACATGGTGGAGGTCCCTGCTGAACCCCAGATTCCCTCCGAGAAA cTGCCAGTGGTGATGCGTGTCCCCCGGTTCTCAGCTTGGGCTCAGAACCTGTGTGGGATACAGTTCTCCATTCTTGGTTATGGAGATATCATTGTTCCAG GTCTCCTGGTGGCCTACTGCAGCAGGTTTGATGTTTGGATCAACAGCAGGAAGAAGATCTACTTCGTCAGCTGCTGCATAG CCTATCTGCTGGGAATGATAATGACAtttgctgtgatgctgctgtcagggaTGGGCCAACCTGCCCTACTCTACCTGGTGCCATTCACCCTGATAACCTCCGCCGTGGTGGCTGGGTGCAGGGGTGAGATGAGGCAGTTCTGGGCAGGAACCACCTATGAG AGGGAAGAACTGACTGCTCCATAG